A single window of Pristis pectinata isolate sPriPec2 chromosome 8, sPriPec2.1.pri, whole genome shotgun sequence DNA harbors:
- the pdzd11 gene encoding PDZ domain-containing protein 11 — MSNRVYMDPKGAYDEYQYPVVFLPPYENPPPWIPLHERLHHSDYNNELTQFLPRTIQLKKPSGAQLGFNIRGGKASQLGIFISKVIPDSDADHAGLQEGDQVLAVNDIDFQDIEHSKAVEILKSAKEIIMRVRYFPYNFRRQKERTVH, encoded by the exons ATGTCGAATCGTGTGTACATGGACCCAAAAGGTGCTTATGATGAATATCAGTATCCAGTTGTGTTTTTGCCACCATATGAGAATCCTCCTCCCTGGATTCCACTGCATGAG AGGTTACATCACTCCGACTACAACAATGAGCTGACCCAGTTTTTGCCTCGAACCATCCAGCTGAAGAAACCCTCTGGGGCTCAG CTTGGATTCAACATCCGAGGAGGCAAGGCCTCACAGCTTGGCATCTTCATATCGAAG GTGATTCCTGATTCTGATGCAGATCATGCAGGGTTGCAAGAGGGAGATCAGGTGCTTGCTGTGAACGACATTGATTttcaggacatagaacatagtaaG GCTGTTGAGATCCTGAAATCTGCCAAAGAGATCATAATGAGGGTTCGCTACTTTCCATACA ACTTTCGAAGGCAGAAGGAAAGGACTGTGCATTAG
- the stard14 gene encoding START domain containing 14, with translation MSAERDVVQVPDDLAFASFREQCESARGWQQKYNKPSMGVWVQAASEGKSVHRIKCRIELKDVSAGTVYDVLHDNEYRCKWDKQVIKTFDIARLTVNADIGYYSWKCPSPLKDRDVITLRSWLVTDNDYMIINYSVKHPDYPPQKDLVRAVSILTGYLVQSTGSGSCNLVYMAEADPRGALPKWVINKASQYLAPKVLKRLHKVCLKYPEWKEKNRPDFKPWLYPEQNNLPTMSLDVLSIQHADSLENIDESALSEGNGSDEEGLKG, from the exons TGGCGTTTGCCTCGTTCCGGGAGCAGTGTGAATCGGCGCGAGGATGGcaacagaagtacaacaaaccCAGTATGGGGGTGTGGGTGCAGGCCGCATCCGAGGGAAAGTCTGTACACCGAATCAAG TGTAGAATCGAACTTAAAGATGTATCTGCAGGGACGGTGTATGATGTGCTACATGATAATGAGTACCGTTGCAAGTGGGATAAGCAGGTCATTAAGACTTTTGACATTGCACGGCTCACAGTGAATGCAGATATTGGGTATTATTCAT gGAAATGTCCAAGCCCCCTGAAAGATAGAGATGTGATTACTTTGAGGTCATGGCTCGTCACAGACAATGATTACATGATCATCAACTACTCTGTGAAACATCCT GATTACCCTCCTCAGAAAGATCTAGTCAGAGCTGTGTCCATTCTAACAGGTTATCTAGTCCAGTCTACGGGTTCTGGAAGTTGTAATCTTGTCTATATGGCTGAAGCAGATCCCAGAG GGGCTCTGCCAAAGTGGGTCATCAACAAAGCTTCACAGTATCTTGCTCCCAAA GTTCTTAAGCGACTGCACAAAGTGTGTCTCAAGTACCCAGAGTGGAAGGAGAAGAACAGACCAGACTTCAAACCATGGCTTTACCCAGAACAGAATAACCTTCCAACCATGAGCCTTGATGTACTCTCAATTCAGCAtgcagattcactggaaaatatagATGAAAGTGCCTTATCTGAAGGGAATGGTAGCGATGAAGAAGGCTTAAAAGGCTGA